The sequence GGCGGCGAGCACGCCGGGTGTGACGGGCGCGCTACAGGAGGGTACGGACCTGTCGCTCAAGCGCGCCATCCGGGAGCTGGAAGAGTCCTACATCCGCGCGGCGCTGCGCCGGACGAAGGGCAACCGCACCCGGGCGTCGGAGCTGTTGGACATCAGCCACCGCGCGCTGCTGTACAAAATCAAGGAGTACGGCATCGACCCGGATGCCGAGGCGGAGCGCGGCTGAACCTGGCTGCCTGCATTTGACGGAACGCGCCAGGGGCCGGAAAATCGGGCCTTCGCGACGGTGTTGAGGGGCCCGGCGCAGTACTGGCGCGCCGCTCCCGTCCGTCCGGAGGGCAGGCGGGCTCCAGGCACTTTTTAGGAGGGGTTGACGGCCAGTGTTACGCTGGCCGCCTCTCGACGGAGTCAAGAATGGCGAAGGGCAAACTCGCACTCGGCCTGGACATCGGATCGACGTCCATCAAGATGATTCTCCTCAAGGAGCAGCGCAAGCGCGGCGAGGTTGGCTACGCGTTGCAGAGCTTCGGGATGAAGCCGCTGCCGCCGGAGGCCATCGTCGACGGTGCCCTGATGAACTCCACGGCCATCGTCCAGGCCGTGCAGGAGCTGATGTCCGAGCTGAAGGTGAAGGGCAAGGACGTCGCCATCGGCGTGTCCGGCCACTCGGTCATCATCAAGAAGATTCAGATGCCCCGCATGTCCCAGGACGAGCTCGAGGAGAGCATCCAGTGGGAGGCGGAGCAGTACATTCCGTTCGATGTGAAGGACGTGAACATCGACACGCAGATTCTGGACGGCGGCGGCAACGACGCCACCGGGCAGATGGACGTGCTGCTGGTGGCCGCCAAGAAGGACATGATCAACGACTACACCACCGTGGTCTCCGAGGCGGGACTGGCGCCGGTGGTGGTGGACGTGGACGCCTTCGCCGTCCAGAACATGTTCTCCGTCAACTACGACCTCCCGGAGAAGGAGACCGTGGTGCTCATCAACGCGGGCGCCTCGGTGGTGAACATCAACATCATCGCCAACGGCGTGACGGTGTTCACCCGCGACGTCACCATCGGTGGCAACCAGTTCACCGAAGAAATCCAGAAGCAGCTCAACGTCTCCTACGAGGAGGCCGAGGCGCTGAAGATTGGCGGCAACAGCGCGGACGCGGACGCGGTGGTGCCCCAGGAAGTCGAGCGCGTGCTCTCCAGCGTCGCCGAGCAGGTGGCCGGTGAAATCCAGCGCTCGCTGGACTTCTACGCGGGCACGGCGGCCGACTCGAACTTCAGCAAGGTGTACCTGTCGGGCGGCACGGCGAAGATTCCCGCGCTGTTCAAGACCATCGAGGCGCGCACGGGCGTGCCCGTCGAGATTCTGAATCCCTTCCGCAAGATTGAAGTGGACAACCGCAAGTTCGACCCCGCGTTCATCATGGACGTGGCGCCCATGGCGGCGGTGGCCGTGGGATTGGCGCTCCGGCGCCCGGGCGACAAGGCAGCCTGACCGGTCCACCCCTTAGGAGACGACGCACATGATGATTCGCATCAACCTGCTGCCCGTCCGGGCGGTGAAGAAGCGGGAGATGGGCCGGCAGGTGCTGGTCCTCTTCGCCCTCGTCCTGCTCATCGCGGGCGGGGCCAACTACTACTGGTACGCGGACCGGGACGCCGAGCTCACGCGCCACCAGCAGGGCATCGCGCAGACGCGCGCGAAGATCGCCGAGCTGGAGAAGGTCATCGGCGAGGTGAAGAACATCAACGCCCGCAAGGCCGAGGTGGAGAAGAAGCTGGCCGTGCTGGACTCGCTGCGCAAGGGCCGCAACGGGCCGGTGCGCATGCTGGACGCGCTCGCGTCCGCCACCCCGAAGAAGGTCTGGCTGAAGACCTTCTCGGAGAACAACAACGCGGTCTCCATCGACGGCTCGGCCGTCAGCCACGACGAGGTCGCCGAGTTCATGCGCGGCCTCAACGGCGTGGTGTGGACGCCCAAGGGCATGGGCCGCCTGGTGGACCAGCGCCGTGACAGCAAGACCTCCCGCGTGGAGCTGCTCACGGCCGAGGCCACCATCGAGGAGTTCCCGGCGGCGGAAGTCATTCCCTTCTTCAGGAACATCGACCTGACCAGCGCGGTCCAGGGCAGGGCGGCGCCGAACCAGCCGGGCGCGCCCGCCCTGGTCGAGTTCAAGATCACGCTGCAGGCCAACTACGCCATCTGAGAGGCTCCGCCATGGACAAGTATCTTGATCAATTCGCCAAGGCGCCCCCCGCAACCAAGTTCGGTGGCCTGGCCCTCATCGTGATTCTGATGACCGTCGCCAACTTCTTCATGGCCATCTCGCCCACCGAGGACGCCATCAAGATTGAAATCGCCACGCGCCGCACGCTGGACCTGGAGCTCGCGGAGAAGAGCGAGATTGCCCAGAACCTCAACGACCGCCGGCGCGAGATGGACGTGCTGGAGCAGAAGCTCGCCGAGGCGCTGACGGAGCTGCCCGAGAAGAAGGACATCGAGGAGCTGCTCGCGCAGATCAACGACATCGGCAAGAAGAGCGGGCTGGAGATCTCCAGCGTGACGCCGGACAAGGAGTTCGTGGGCGGTGGTGAGTTCTTCGCCCGCATCCCCCTGAAGATGACGGTCAGCGGCAACTACCATGAGATCGCCCTGTTCCTGCAGGAGATGGCGAACATGCGCCGCATCGTCAACGTCAACAACATCAAGCTCGAGACGCCCACCCTGAAGAACGAGAAGGTCGTCCTGCAGAGCAGCTTCCTGGCGACGACGTTCCGTTTCGTGGAGCAGGCCAAGCCCGCGACCCCCGCGGCCCCGGCCTTCAAGAACTAGAAACTTGATCCGCCCGGAAAGTAGGGCGACAAGGGGATTGAGGATGAAGACGTTCAAGGCCACCATGACCACCGCATTGCTGGCGCTCTCGCTGGCGGCCTGCGGTGAGGAACCGCTACCGCCGGCCCCGCCTCCGGCGAAGCCCGCGGCGCTTCCGGCCAAGCCGGCCGCCCCGGCGGCGGAGACGGCCGTGGCTGCGGCTCCGTACGTGTACACGTACAACCCGGTGGGCAAGCGCGACCCGTTCCGCAGCCCGGTGGACGAGATTGGGCCCGTGGTCCCCAGTCCCGTCACCTCGTGCAACGAGCCGCTGTGCGCCTTCGACCTGGACCAGCTCAAGCTGGTGGCCGTCGTCACGGGTGATGCCAACCCCATCGCCATGGTCGAGGACCCGGTGGGCCGCGGCCACATCGTGCGGCGCAACACCCGGGTGGGGCGCCAGGGCGGGAAGGTGACGCAGATCCTCCGTGACTCGGTGACGGTGACCGAGGTGTTCTCGGGCAACGGCGAAATCATCAAGAATCCGGTGACGCTGCAGCTCAAGCCCGACGATAAGCAGGACCCCGCCTACAACATGATGACGGGCAAGAACTACGGGGAGTAGCGCCCCCAGAAGGCGCTCCCGCGGGCGGTCGCCCGCTTCCAACTTGTTGAGGGGACGCATGCTCGAGAAGAGCGCTGTGACGAGGGGCAAGTGGATGTTGGCGGCCGCGTGGGCCGTCATTCTTGTGGGCGCCAGGGTACAGGGCGCCGAGCTGAACACGCTGCGCAACCTGGACGTGTCGCGCACGGGGTCCGGGGCCCAGGTCGTGGTCACCGGCACCCGTCCGCCCACCTTCACCGTGTTCCGCCTGAGCGGACCGGAGCGGTTGGTGGTGGACCTCTCGTCGGCGGACGCCACGGGCATCAAGGGCCACCACGACGGCACCGGCCCCGTGGCGGGCGTGGTGGCGTCGCAGTTCTCGGATGAGCGCGCGAGCGTGGGCCGGGTGCTGCTGGCGCTGGACAAGGCCTCCCAGTACGACGTGCGCGCGGACGGCAACCGCGTGGTCATCTCCGTGGACGGCGCCGCCGCCCCCGTGGAGGCCAAGCGCGCCGAGCCCGAGGCCTCCAAGGCCCCGGTGTCCGTGGCCGCCGCCGAGACGAAGCGCGCCGAGCCCGAGGCGGTGAAGCCCGCCGTCGTGGCCGCCGCTCCCGTGGAGACGAAGCGCGCCGAGCCCGTGGCGGCTCCGGCCGTGGTGAAGCCGGCCGAGCCGGCCACCGTGGTGGCCGAGGCCCCGCGCGCGGCCTCGAAGCAGGCCCTGCCGGAGAACGTGGTGGCCGCGGAGGCCGACGAGCGCGAGGTCGCCCACCCGGCGCAGCGCATCACCGGCCTGGCCTTCTCCGACGACACCCTGCGCATCCGCGCGGATGGCGACATCGCCCGCTACGAGGTGCTGGAGCTGGCGGACCCGCCGCGGCTCGCGGTGGACCTGTACGGCGTGGGCCTGGCGACGCGTGCGCCGCGGGTGAGCAGCGGCGCGCTGAAGGACGTGCGCGTGGGCGCCCACTCCGACAAGGTGCGCCTGGTGCTGGACGTGCGCGGCGAGATGCCGGCCTACCGCGTGGACCGGGCCTCGAAGGGCCTGGAGGTGGTGCTGGGTGGCGCGGTGGCTCGCAAGGCCGCGCCCAAGCCCGAGCCGATGGAGGTGGTGGCCTCGGTGACCGAGGTGGAGCCCCTGCGCAACACGCCCGAGCCGACTCCGGCGCCCGCCAACGCGTCGACGGTGGAGGTGAAGGACGTCTCCTTCGAGGAGAACGGCGCGGGTGGCCGCGTGGTGATGAAGCTGTCCGGCACGGCGGCGTGGAAGGTGGACCGCCCGGACCCGCGCAGCGCGGTGCTGACGCTGGACAACGCGCGCCTGCCCAAGAAGCTGGAGCGCAGCCTGGACACCAGCGCGCTGGACACGCCGGTGAAGATGGTCAGCGCCTTCAGCGTCCCGGGTGAGGGCCGCAAGGTGCGCGTGGTGGTGGCCGCCGACGGCGCCATCGAGGAGAAGGTGACGCAGAATGGCGGCACGCTGTCCTGGCGCCTGGACGTGCAGGGCGTGAAGACGGAGCAGGTCGCCGTCGCGCCGCGCACCGCCGGCTTCACCGCCGAGGCTCCGGCCTATGCGTCCGAGGGCGCGCCGCAGCAGGCCCGCTACCGCGGCAAGCGCGTCTCCTTCGAGTTCAAGGACATCGACATCCAGAACCTCTTGCGCGTCATCGCGGAGATTTCGAAGCGCAACGTGGTGCTCGCGGATGACGTCACCGGCCGCGTCACCATCCGGCTGCGCAACGTGCCCTGGGACCAGGCGCTGGACCTCATCCTGCGCACCAAGCAGCTGGGCAAGGAGGAGTTCGGCAACATCATCCGCATCGCCCCGCTGAAGACGCTGGAGGAGGAGGCCCGCCTGCGCCAGGAGCGCAAGAAGTCGCTCCAGCAGCTGGAGGAGCTGCTGGTCAACCTCATCCCCGTCAACTACGCGGTCGCCGGGGACATGGCCACGCGAGTGAAGGACGTGCTCAGCGAGCGCGGCACGGTGACGGTGGATACCCGCACCAACGTGCTCATCGTGAAGGACGTCCGCTCCAACACGGAGAAGGCCCGCGCGCTGGTGCGCAGCCTGGACACGCAGACGCCGCAGGTGCTCATCGAGAGCCGCATCGTGGAGGCCAACACCACCTTCGGCCGCCAGCTGGGCGTGCAGTGGGGTGGTCAGGCCCTCGCGACCTCGGCGGCCGGCAACGCCACGGGCCTCATCTTCCCCAACTCGGTGGCCGTCACTGGCGGCTCGCCGGGCATCGGTGGCAACGGCCTGCCGCAGACGCCGAACTTCGCGGTGAACCTGCCGGCCTCGGTGGGTGAGGGCTCCGGTGGTGCGCTGGGCTTCGTCTTCGGCTCGGCCGGTGGCGCGCTGCAGCTCAACCTGCGCCTGTCCGCCGCGGAGAACGAAGGCACGGTGAAGACCATCTCCGCGCCCAAGGTGACGACGCTGGACAACAACACGGCCCGCATCAGCCAGGGCGTGTCCATTCCGTTCAGCCAGACGTCCGCCCAGGGCGTGAACACGACCTTCGTGGAGGCCCGCCTGTCGCTCGAGGTGACGCCGCACATCACCCAGGACGGCAGCATCCTGATGTCCATCAACGCCTCCAACAACCAGCCGGACCCCGCCAGCACCGGCGCCAACGGTCAGCCCGCCATCCAGCGCAAGGAAGCCGTCACGCAGGTGCTGGTGAAGGACGGCGACACCACCGTCATCGGCGGCATCTACGTCCGCCGCGGCAGCACCGCCACCTCGAGGGTGCCGTTCCTGTCGAGCATCCCGGTGCTGGGCCTGCTCTTCAAGAACCACACGGAGCGCGATGACCGCCAGGAGCTGCTCATCTTCATCACGCCCCGCATCCTCAACCGGCAGACCATTGCGCAGAGCCTCTGAGACGCTCCTCGGCTTCTTCAGGAAAGTGTTCGCCTTATGAAGATGAAGCACATCGTCATCTCGGCCTTGCTGGCGCTCGGACTGACCTCCTGTGTCGACAGCACGCCTTCCCTTCAAATCGGGAGCGCCTCCGCGCAGGGGGCGGACTGCAGCATCGGCACCACGGGCCCCGCGCTGCTCCGCGGCTCGCTGGACCTGTCGCTGCGGCCGGGCGGCGGTTTCCCGCTGGCCCTGGCCATCATCACCAATCTGGATGTGCCGGTCGTCGCGGTGGGCGACCAGCCGGTGTCAGGGGACCCGGACCTCAGCACCATCTATGTCACCAACCTGGTGCTGAGCTACTCGTCGCCCACGGCGGGGCTGACCTTCAGCG comes from Pyxidicoccus parkwaysis and encodes:
- the pilM gene encoding type IV pilus assembly protein PilM, which encodes MAKGKLALGLDIGSTSIKMILLKEQRKRGEVGYALQSFGMKPLPPEAIVDGALMNSTAIVQAVQELMSELKVKGKDVAIGVSGHSVIIKKIQMPRMSQDELEESIQWEAEQYIPFDVKDVNIDTQILDGGGNDATGQMDVLLVAAKKDMINDYTTVVSEAGLAPVVVDVDAFAVQNMFSVNYDLPEKETVVLINAGASVVNINIIANGVTVFTRDVTIGGNQFTEEIQKQLNVSYEEAEALKIGGNSADADAVVPQEVERVLSSVAEQVAGEIQRSLDFYAGTAADSNFSKVYLSGGTAKIPALFKTIEARTGVPVEILNPFRKIEVDNRKFDPAFIMDVAPMAAVAVGLALRRPGDKAA
- a CDS encoding PilN domain-containing protein — translated: MMIRINLLPVRAVKKREMGRQVLVLFALVLLIAGGANYYWYADRDAELTRHQQGIAQTRAKIAELEKVIGEVKNINARKAEVEKKLAVLDSLRKGRNGPVRMLDALASATPKKVWLKTFSENNNAVSIDGSAVSHDEVAEFMRGLNGVVWTPKGMGRLVDQRRDSKTSRVELLTAEATIEEFPAAEVIPFFRNIDLTSAVQGRAAPNQPGAPALVEFKITLQANYAI
- a CDS encoding type 4a pilus biogenesis protein PilO; protein product: MDKYLDQFAKAPPATKFGGLALIVILMTVANFFMAISPTEDAIKIEIATRRTLDLELAEKSEIAQNLNDRRREMDVLEQKLAEALTELPEKKDIEELLAQINDIGKKSGLEISSVTPDKEFVGGGEFFARIPLKMTVSGNYHEIALFLQEMANMRRIVNVNNIKLETPTLKNEKVVLQSSFLATTFRFVEQAKPATPAAPAFKN
- a CDS encoding pilus assembly protein PilP, whose amino-acid sequence is MKTFKATMTTALLALSLAACGEEPLPPAPPPAKPAALPAKPAAPAAETAVAAAPYVYTYNPVGKRDPFRSPVDEIGPVVPSPVTSCNEPLCAFDLDQLKLVAVVTGDANPIAMVEDPVGRGHIVRRNTRVGRQGGKVTQILRDSVTVTEVFSGNGEIIKNPVTLQLKPDDKQDPAYNMMTGKNYGE
- the pilQ gene encoding type IV pilus secretin PilQ yields the protein MLEKSAVTRGKWMLAAAWAVILVGARVQGAELNTLRNLDVSRTGSGAQVVVTGTRPPTFTVFRLSGPERLVVDLSSADATGIKGHHDGTGPVAGVVASQFSDERASVGRVLLALDKASQYDVRADGNRVVISVDGAAAPVEAKRAEPEASKAPVSVAAAETKRAEPEAVKPAVVAAAPVETKRAEPVAAPAVVKPAEPATVVAEAPRAASKQALPENVVAAEADEREVAHPAQRITGLAFSDDTLRIRADGDIARYEVLELADPPRLAVDLYGVGLATRAPRVSSGALKDVRVGAHSDKVRLVLDVRGEMPAYRVDRASKGLEVVLGGAVARKAAPKPEPMEVVASVTEVEPLRNTPEPTPAPANASTVEVKDVSFEENGAGGRVVMKLSGTAAWKVDRPDPRSAVLTLDNARLPKKLERSLDTSALDTPVKMVSAFSVPGEGRKVRVVVAADGAIEEKVTQNGGTLSWRLDVQGVKTEQVAVAPRTAGFTAEAPAYASEGAPQQARYRGKRVSFEFKDIDIQNLLRVIAEISKRNVVLADDVTGRVTIRLRNVPWDQALDLILRTKQLGKEEFGNIIRIAPLKTLEEEARLRQERKKSLQQLEELLVNLIPVNYAVAGDMATRVKDVLSERGTVTVDTRTNVLIVKDVRSNTEKARALVRSLDTQTPQVLIESRIVEANTTFGRQLGVQWGGQALATSAAGNATGLIFPNSVAVTGGSPGIGGNGLPQTPNFAVNLPASVGEGSGGALGFVFGSAGGALQLNLRLSAAENEGTVKTISAPKVTTLDNNTARISQGVSIPFSQTSAQGVNTTFVEARLSLEVTPHITQDGSILMSINASNNQPDPASTGANGQPAIQRKEAVTQVLVKDGDTTVIGGIYVRRGSTATSRVPFLSSIPVLGLLFKNHTERDDRQELLIFITPRILNRQTIAQSL